The following proteins come from a genomic window of Canis aureus isolate CA01 chromosome 3, VMU_Caureus_v.1.0, whole genome shotgun sequence:
- the MEAK7 gene encoding MTOR-associated protein MEAK7 isoform X1 has product MGNVRSQLGQKFCSQFLPEEQAEIDRLFDALSSEKHSSDTSLRSFSLKALKSHIGEALPLEMVTRLYDGMRRVDLMGKAKGPSESISREQFTMSMSHLLKGNSEEKSLMILKMISATEGPVKAREIQKFTEDLVGSVVHVLNYRQELRGWTQKTGLGPPPRVQVLAAQLFSEMDLRGGEKLPGPQQLDCECDLAMVEAWVFRVPHVATFLSVVIHRGFLLRLPLDLATLVPERHVDQERVFESVLDILSVIYINSHLPREQRHRWRLLFSSKLHGHSFTQLCGHITQQGPCVVLVEDHDGHVFGGFASCSWEVKPQFQGDDTCFLFSISPRMAVYTSTGYNDHYMYLNHRQQTIPNGLGMGGQHNYFGLWIDVDFGKGHSKAKPKCTTYSSPQLSAQENFRPRAAGVSWTRILRPRSCWRPVGGVATAKGSGTSRMVNEEVPLSLGLPRAGPWPPGWSAARGPLPISRVQHRTILVTSRWFWMCCIGTQ; this is encoded by the exons ATGGGGAACGTCAGAAGCCAGTTGGGGCAGAAGTTTTGTTCCCAGTTTCTCCCTGAGGAGCAGGCCGAGATTGATAGACTGTTTGATGCTCTGTCATCGGAGAAGCACAGCTCAGACACCTCGCTCCGATCCTTCTCTCTGAAGGCGCTAAAG AGCCACATTGGGGAAGCTCTTCCCCTGGAGATGGTCACCAGACTGTATGATGGCATGAGGAGGGTCGACCTGATGGGGAAGGCAAAGGGGCCCAGCGAGAGCATCTCCCGCGAGCAGTTCACAATGTCCATGTCCCACTTGTTGAAGGGAAACTCTGAGGAGAAGAGTCTTATGATCCTGAAAATGATTTCTGCCACAGAAGGTCCTGTGAAAGCAAGAGAAATCCAGAAG TTTACAGAGGATCTGGTTGGCTCTGTGGTGCATGTGCTCAACTACAGACAGGAACTGAGAGGCTGGACCCAGAAGACAGGCCTGGGTCCCCCACCCAGGGTGCAAGTGCTAGCTGCCCAGCTCTTCTCCGAGATGGACCTTCGAG GTGGTGAGAAGCTTCCGGGGCCTCAGCAGCTGGACTGTGAGTGTGACCTAGCCATGGTCGAGGCCTGGGTGTTCAGGGTCCCCCATGTAGCCACGTTTCTGAGTGTGGTCATCCACAGAGGCTTTCTCCTGCGCTTGCCCCTCGATCTGGCCACGCTGGTCCCTGAGCGTCACGTTGACCAGGAGAGGGTGTTTGAGAGTGTCCTGGACATCCTGTCGGTCATCTATATCAACTCCCACCTGCCCAGGGAGCAGCGGCACCGCTGGCGTCTGCTCTTCTCGTCCAAGCTCCACGGGCACAGCTTCACCCAGCTCTGTGGGCACATCACCCAGCAGGGCCCGTGCGTCGTGCTGGTTGAGGACCATGATGGTCATGTGTTTGGTGGGTTTGCATCCTGTTCCTGGGAGGTCAAGCCTCAGTTTCAAG GCGATGACACTTGCTTCCTGTTCTCCATCTCCCCGCGCATGGCCGTGTACACGTCCACGGGTTACAACGACCACTACATGTACCTGAATCACAGGCAGCAGACCATCCCGAACGGACTG GGCATGGGAGGCCAGCATAATTACTTTGGGCTGTGGATCGATGTGGATTTCGGGAAAGGACACAGCAAGGCCAAGCCCAAGTGTACCACGTACAGTAGCCCTCAGCTGTCAGCCCAGGAGAACTTCAG GCCAAGAGCAGCAGGAGTGTCCTGGACAAGAATCCTGAGGCCCAGATCCTGCTGGAGGCCAGTGGGCGGAGTCGCCACAGCGAAGGGCTCCGGGACGTCCCGGATGGTGAATGAGGAGGTCCCCCTGAGCTTGGGCCTCCCGAGAGCTGGCCCCTGGCCCCCTGGATGGAGCGCAGCCCGCGGACCCCTCCCCATCTCACGTGTTCAACATAGGACTATACTGGTCACATCCAGGTGGTTCTGGATGTGCTGCATCGGAACACAGTAA
- the MEAK7 gene encoding MTOR-associated protein MEAK7 isoform X3: protein MGNVRSQLGQKFCSQFLPEEQAEIDRLFDALSSEKHSSDTSLRSFSLKALKSHIGEALPLEMVTRLYDGMRRVDLMGKAKGPSESISREQFTMSMSHLLKGNSEEKSLMILKMISATEGPVKAREIQKFTEDLVGSVVHVLNYRQELRGWTQKTGLGPPPRVQVLAAQLFSEMDLRGGEKLPGPQQLDCECDLAMVEAWVFRVPHVATFLSVVIHRGFLLRLPLDLATLVPERHVDQERVFESVLDILSVIYINSHLPREQRHRWRLLFSSKLHGHSFTQLCGHITQQGPCVVLVEDHDGHVFGGFASCSWEVKPQFQGDDTCFLFSISPRMAVYTSTGYNDHYMYLNHRQQTIPNGLGMGGQHNYFGLWIDVDFGKGHSKAKPKCTTYSSPQLSAQENFRFEKMEVWGVGDAPVLQQAKSSRSVLDKNPEAQILLEASGRSRHSEGLRDVPDGE, encoded by the exons ATGGGGAACGTCAGAAGCCAGTTGGGGCAGAAGTTTTGTTCCCAGTTTCTCCCTGAGGAGCAGGCCGAGATTGATAGACTGTTTGATGCTCTGTCATCGGAGAAGCACAGCTCAGACACCTCGCTCCGATCCTTCTCTCTGAAGGCGCTAAAG AGCCACATTGGGGAAGCTCTTCCCCTGGAGATGGTCACCAGACTGTATGATGGCATGAGGAGGGTCGACCTGATGGGGAAGGCAAAGGGGCCCAGCGAGAGCATCTCCCGCGAGCAGTTCACAATGTCCATGTCCCACTTGTTGAAGGGAAACTCTGAGGAGAAGAGTCTTATGATCCTGAAAATGATTTCTGCCACAGAAGGTCCTGTGAAAGCAAGAGAAATCCAGAAG TTTACAGAGGATCTGGTTGGCTCTGTGGTGCATGTGCTCAACTACAGACAGGAACTGAGAGGCTGGACCCAGAAGACAGGCCTGGGTCCCCCACCCAGGGTGCAAGTGCTAGCTGCCCAGCTCTTCTCCGAGATGGACCTTCGAG GTGGTGAGAAGCTTCCGGGGCCTCAGCAGCTGGACTGTGAGTGTGACCTAGCCATGGTCGAGGCCTGGGTGTTCAGGGTCCCCCATGTAGCCACGTTTCTGAGTGTGGTCATCCACAGAGGCTTTCTCCTGCGCTTGCCCCTCGATCTGGCCACGCTGGTCCCTGAGCGTCACGTTGACCAGGAGAGGGTGTTTGAGAGTGTCCTGGACATCCTGTCGGTCATCTATATCAACTCCCACCTGCCCAGGGAGCAGCGGCACCGCTGGCGTCTGCTCTTCTCGTCCAAGCTCCACGGGCACAGCTTCACCCAGCTCTGTGGGCACATCACCCAGCAGGGCCCGTGCGTCGTGCTGGTTGAGGACCATGATGGTCATGTGTTTGGTGGGTTTGCATCCTGTTCCTGGGAGGTCAAGCCTCAGTTTCAAG GCGATGACACTTGCTTCCTGTTCTCCATCTCCCCGCGCATGGCCGTGTACACGTCCACGGGTTACAACGACCACTACATGTACCTGAATCACAGGCAGCAGACCATCCCGAACGGACTG GGCATGGGAGGCCAGCATAATTACTTTGGGCTGTGGATCGATGTGGATTTCGGGAAAGGACACAGCAAGGCCAAGCCCAAGTGTACCACGTACAGTAGCCCTCAGCTGTCAGCCCAGGAGAACTTCAGGTTCGAGAAGATGGAGGTGTGGGGAGTGGGGGACGCCCCGGTGTTGCAGCAG GCCAAGAGCAGCAGGAGTGTCCTGGACAAGAATCCTGAGGCCCAGATCCTGCTGGAGGCCAGTGGGCGGAGTCGCCACAGCGAAGGGCTCCGGGACGTCCCGGATGGTGAATGA
- the MEAK7 gene encoding MTOR-associated protein MEAK7 isoform X2 gives MGNVRSQLGQKFCSQFLPEEQAEIDRLFDALSSEKHSSDTSLRSFSLKALKSHIGEALPLEMVTRLYDGMRRVDLMGKAKGPSESISREQFTMSMSHLLKGNSEEKSLMILKMISATEGPVKAREIQKFTEDLVGSVVHVLNYRQELRGWTQKTGLGPPPRVQVLAAQLFSEMDLRGGEKLPGPQQLDCECDLAMVEAWVFRVPHVATFLSVVIHRGFLLRLPLDLATLVPERHVDQERVFESVLDILSVIYINSHLPREQRHRWRLLFSSKLHGHSFTQLCGHITQQGPCVVLVEDHDGHVFGGFASCSWEVKPQFQGDDTCFLFSISPRMAVYTSTGYNDHYMYLNHRQQTIPNGLGMGGQHNYFGLWIDVDFGKGHSKAKPKCTTYSSPQLSAQENFRFEKMEVWGVGDAPVLQQEDIDSYHHELETSMTSRSLGRRSPRFPSSQGQEQQECPGQES, from the exons ATGGGGAACGTCAGAAGCCAGTTGGGGCAGAAGTTTTGTTCCCAGTTTCTCCCTGAGGAGCAGGCCGAGATTGATAGACTGTTTGATGCTCTGTCATCGGAGAAGCACAGCTCAGACACCTCGCTCCGATCCTTCTCTCTGAAGGCGCTAAAG AGCCACATTGGGGAAGCTCTTCCCCTGGAGATGGTCACCAGACTGTATGATGGCATGAGGAGGGTCGACCTGATGGGGAAGGCAAAGGGGCCCAGCGAGAGCATCTCCCGCGAGCAGTTCACAATGTCCATGTCCCACTTGTTGAAGGGAAACTCTGAGGAGAAGAGTCTTATGATCCTGAAAATGATTTCTGCCACAGAAGGTCCTGTGAAAGCAAGAGAAATCCAGAAG TTTACAGAGGATCTGGTTGGCTCTGTGGTGCATGTGCTCAACTACAGACAGGAACTGAGAGGCTGGACCCAGAAGACAGGCCTGGGTCCCCCACCCAGGGTGCAAGTGCTAGCTGCCCAGCTCTTCTCCGAGATGGACCTTCGAG GTGGTGAGAAGCTTCCGGGGCCTCAGCAGCTGGACTGTGAGTGTGACCTAGCCATGGTCGAGGCCTGGGTGTTCAGGGTCCCCCATGTAGCCACGTTTCTGAGTGTGGTCATCCACAGAGGCTTTCTCCTGCGCTTGCCCCTCGATCTGGCCACGCTGGTCCCTGAGCGTCACGTTGACCAGGAGAGGGTGTTTGAGAGTGTCCTGGACATCCTGTCGGTCATCTATATCAACTCCCACCTGCCCAGGGAGCAGCGGCACCGCTGGCGTCTGCTCTTCTCGTCCAAGCTCCACGGGCACAGCTTCACCCAGCTCTGTGGGCACATCACCCAGCAGGGCCCGTGCGTCGTGCTGGTTGAGGACCATGATGGTCATGTGTTTGGTGGGTTTGCATCCTGTTCCTGGGAGGTCAAGCCTCAGTTTCAAG GCGATGACACTTGCTTCCTGTTCTCCATCTCCCCGCGCATGGCCGTGTACACGTCCACGGGTTACAACGACCACTACATGTACCTGAATCACAGGCAGCAGACCATCCCGAACGGACTG GGCATGGGAGGCCAGCATAATTACTTTGGGCTGTGGATCGATGTGGATTTCGGGAAAGGACACAGCAAGGCCAAGCCCAAGTGTACCACGTACAGTAGCCCTCAGCTGTCAGCCCAGGAGAACTTCAGGTTCGAGAAGATGGAGGTGTGGGGAGTGGGGGACGCCCCGGTGTTGCAGCAG GAGGACATTGATTCTTACCATCACGAGCTTGAAACCAGCATGACATCCCGGTCGTTGGGCAGACGCTCACCGCGGTTCCCTTCTTCCCAAGGCCAAGAGCAGCAGGAGTGTCCTGGACAAGAATCCTGA